The Longimicrobium sp. genome has a window encoding:
- a CDS encoding FAD-binding protein, with protein sequence MTPAALAADLRRIVRGTVTDAGEELEARSSDYGRVVRRRAAVIVRPTDSGDVASVVRFAARHGVAVTTQAAGHTQAGQSLSDGGVLLDMHGFGAVEEVDPARALATVGAGVVWRDLVDRTLDHGLVPPVLTNNLFTTVGGTAAVGGVGYSSFRHGVQLDNHTALEVVTGTGDVVWCSAEENPDLFLHALGGLGQFGVVTRARHRLRRPGTEVSSSTLLYADPQELLDDARLLAGAGAAEHLRGWAAHRGGRWIYALSLDCEDASAPLPHGLRFVRRGGERRQPYRDFVLANSTLGRPGWSRDRATVAPGVDVILPREAGGAFIAEVLEWFPPGLRAASTILMLLLDRASLTRPMFVTPDAESLVLFTIEPEAGAAESDAVIGLLERIDARGRELGGKRYVPGWLRYGPREWREHFGSRWPQVVRMKERFDPARVLVSGGVHFADGG encoded by the coding sequence GTGACCCCAGCAGCGCTCGCCGCCGACCTGCGGCGCATCGTCCGCGGCACCGTGACCGACGCCGGGGAGGAGCTGGAAGCCCGCTCCTCCGACTACGGCCGCGTGGTCCGGCGCCGTGCCGCCGTCATCGTGCGTCCCACCGACTCCGGGGATGTCGCGAGCGTGGTGCGTTTCGCCGCGCGGCACGGCGTGGCCGTGACGACACAGGCCGCGGGGCACACGCAGGCGGGGCAGTCGCTTTCCGACGGCGGCGTGCTGCTGGACATGCACGGCTTCGGCGCGGTGGAGGAGGTGGACCCCGCGCGCGCACTGGCGACGGTGGGCGCGGGGGTCGTGTGGCGCGACCTGGTGGACCGGACGCTGGATCACGGCCTCGTCCCGCCCGTGCTGACCAACAACCTCTTCACCACCGTGGGCGGCACCGCCGCGGTGGGCGGCGTGGGCTACTCGTCGTTCCGCCACGGGGTGCAGCTGGACAACCACACCGCCCTGGAGGTGGTCACCGGCACGGGCGACGTCGTGTGGTGCTCGGCGGAGGAGAACCCCGACCTCTTTCTGCACGCGCTGGGCGGGCTGGGGCAGTTCGGCGTGGTCACCCGCGCGCGACACCGGCTGCGCCGCCCCGGCACGGAGGTGTCCAGCTCCACCCTCCTTTACGCCGACCCGCAGGAGCTGCTGGACGACGCGCGGCTGCTGGCCGGGGCCGGCGCGGCGGAGCACCTTCGCGGGTGGGCGGCGCACCGCGGCGGGCGCTGGATCTACGCCCTGTCGCTGGACTGCGAGGATGCATCCGCCCCGCTGCCGCACGGGCTCCGCTTCGTGCGCCGCGGCGGGGAGCGCCGCCAGCCCTACCGCGACTTCGTGCTGGCGAACTCCACGCTCGGGCGGCCCGGCTGGAGCCGCGACCGCGCCACCGTAGCGCCCGGGGTGGACGTGATCCTTCCGCGCGAGGCGGGGGGCGCGTTCATCGCCGAGGTGCTGGAGTGGTTTCCGCCCGGCCTGCGCGCCGCCTCCACCATCCTGATGCTCCTGTTGGACCGGGCGTCGCTCACGCGCCCCATGTTCGTGACGCCGGACGCGGAGTCGCTGGTCCTCTTCACCATCGAGCCGGAGGCGGGCGCCGCCGAAAGCGACGCGGTGATCGGACTGCTGGAGCGGATCGACGCGCGCGGCCGCGAGCTGGGCGGCAAGCGCTACGTGCCGGGGTGGCTGCGCTACGGGCCACGGGAGTGGCGCGAGCATTTTGGCAGCCGCTGGCCGCAAGTGGTCCGCATGAAGGAGCGCTTCGACCCGGCGCGCGTCCTCGTCTCCGGCGGCGTACACTTCGCGGACGGCGGATGA
- a CDS encoding S41 family peptidase, which translates to MKKVYLFAALAVAGGACSAPARSPAPAPVAGAAACVRDVDSAAAVVRHDYAGFADKARGKEGALAALTDSVRADARAAADAEACTAALRRWAGFFGDRHMSVLASAPAQRPAAPGPPAPPEGPSVRYPDDSTAVLRLPDFGQRHKPAIDSVVAAHRARILARPYLVVDVRGNGGGWTDSYASVLPLLYTGPIRVPGISVWASAGNTEYLRGMSTSPNLPEAIRTRMAALVPAMEANRGGFVPIDADREIRFDTVHPLPRAVAVLVDRRCASSCEQFALDVRQSRKVVLLGAENTRGMLDYGNLRTVALPSGERRIQFPVARSHRLPAEPLDATGVAPAVRVPPGADAVEFARRYLAGAR; encoded by the coding sequence TTGAAAAAGGTTTATCTTTTCGCGGCACTTGCCGTCGCGGGCGGCGCGTGCTCGGCGCCCGCCCGCTCCCCCGCGCCGGCGCCCGTGGCCGGCGCCGCGGCGTGCGTGCGCGACGTGGATTCGGCGGCGGCGGTGGTGCGGCACGACTACGCCGGCTTCGCGGACAAGGCGCGCGGAAAGGAGGGCGCCCTGGCGGCGCTCACCGACAGCGTCCGCGCCGACGCGCGCGCCGCGGCGGATGCGGAGGCGTGCACCGCCGCCCTGCGGCGCTGGGCCGGCTTTTTCGGCGACCGGCACATGTCCGTGCTCGCCTCCGCGCCGGCCCAGCGCCCCGCCGCCCCGGGGCCGCCCGCGCCGCCGGAGGGTCCCTCGGTGCGCTACCCGGACGACAGCACGGCGGTGCTGCGGCTTCCGGACTTCGGGCAGCGCCACAAGCCTGCGATCGACTCGGTGGTGGCGGCGCACCGGGCGCGCATCCTGGCCAGGCCGTACCTGGTGGTGGACGTGCGGGGGAACGGCGGCGGCTGGACCGATTCGTACGCATCCGTCCTGCCGCTCCTCTACACCGGCCCCATCCGCGTCCCCGGGATCTCCGTGTGGGCTTCGGCCGGGAACACGGAGTACCTGCGCGGCATGTCCACCTCGCCCAACCTGCCGGAGGCGATCCGGACGCGGATGGCCGCCCTGGTACCCGCGATGGAGGCGAACCGGGGCGGCTTCGTGCCGATCGACGCGGATCGCGAGATCCGCTTCGACACGGTGCATCCCCTTCCGCGCGCCGTCGCGGTGCTGGTGGACCGCCGCTGCGCCAGCTCGTGCGAGCAGTTCGCGCTGGACGTGCGCCAGAGCCGCAAGGTGGTTCTGCTGGGCGCCGAGAACACGCGCGGCATGCTGGACTACGGCAACCTGCGGACGGTGGCGCTTCCTTCGGGCGAGCGGCGCATCCAGTTTCCCGTGGCGCGCTCTCATCGCCTCCCCGCGGAGCCGCTGGACGCGACGGGCGTAGCTCCCGCGGTGCGCGTTCCGCCGGGCGCGGACGCGGTGGAGTTCGCGCGGAGGTACCTGGCGGGGGCGCGGTAG